A window from Dromaius novaehollandiae isolate bDroNov1 chromosome 1, bDroNov1.hap1, whole genome shotgun sequence encodes these proteins:
- the SUCLA2 gene encoding succinate--CoA ligase [ADP-forming] subunit beta, mitochondrial translates to MAASMICSRVSAGLRGNGFRGALGTATVKVLGGSPGILNNHGFQVQQQQQRRLSLHEYLSMGLLQEAGISVPHGVVARTPEEAYKIAKEIGSKDLVVKAQVLAGGRGKGTFEGGLKGGVKIVFSPEEAKDISSRMIGKKLFTKQTGEKGRICNQVFICERRYPRREYYFAITMERSFQGPVLIGSSQGGVNIEDVAAENPDAIIKEPIDIVEGIKKEQAVRLAQKMGFPPNLVDEAAENMIKLYSLFLKYDATMIEINPMVEDASGVVMCMDAKINFDSNSAYRQKKIFDMQDWTQEDQRDRDAAKADLNYIGLDGNIGCLVNGAGLAMATMDIIKLHGGTPANFLDVGGGATVQQVTEAFKLITSDKKVLAILVNIFGGIMRCDVIAQGIVMAVKDLDLKIPIVVRLQGTRVDDAKALITASSLKILACDDLDEAAKMVVKLSEIVSLAKQAQVDVKFQLPI, encoded by the exons ATGGCGGCCTCCATGATCTGCAGCCGGGTGTCGGCCGGGCTGAGGGGCAACGGCTTCCGCGGCGCGCTGGGCACCGCCACCGTGAAG GTACTTGGTGGAAGCCCAGGAATACTCAATAACCATGGGTTTCAGGtgcaacagcaacaacagagGAGGCTGTCACTACACGAATACTTGAGCATGGGACTGTTGCAGGAGGCTGGCATTTCTGTTCCACATGGAGTAGTTGCAAGGACACCAGAAGAAGCTTAcaaaatagcaaaagaaataG GTTCAAAGGACCTTGTGGTAAAAGCACAGGTTTTAGCTGGTGGTAGAGGAAAAGGAACATTTGAAGGTGGTCTCAAAGGAGGAGTGAAAATAGTTTTTTC TCCAGAAGAAGCAAAAGATATCTCCTCCAGAATGATTGGAAAGAAGTTGTTTACCAAGCAGACAGGAGAAAAGGGCAGGATATGCAATCAAGTGTTTATCTGTGAGCGCAGATATCCCAGGAGAGAATACTATTTTGCCATAACAATGGAAAGGTCATTTCAA GGCCCTGTGCTGATAGGCAGTTCTCAGGGTGGTGTTAATATTGAAGATGTTGCTGCAGAGAATCCTGATGCGATAATTAAGGAACCCATTGACATAGTAGAAGGCATAAAAAAGGAGCAAGCTGTTAGG CTTGCCCAGAAAATGGGATTTCCTCCTAATCTGGTGGATGAAGCAGCCGAAAATATGATCAAATTATATAGTCTTTTTCTGAAATACGATGCTACCATGATAGAAATAAACCCTATGGTGGAAGATGCATCAGGAGTTG ttATGTGTATGGATGCAAAGATAAATTTTGACAGTAATTCAGCCTATCGTCAGAAGAAGATCTTTGATATGCAAGATTGGACACAGGAAGATCAGAGAGACAGGGATGCAGCAAAAGCCGATCTCAACTATATAGGATTAGATGGAAACATAGGCTGTTTAG TCAATGGTGCTGGTTTAGCCATGGCCACGATGGATATAATTAAACTCCATGGAGGAACTCCAGCAAACTTCCTTGATGTTGGTGGGGGTGCTACAGTGCAGCAAGTAACAGAAGCCTTTAAACTTATTACCTCTGATAAAAAG GTACTGGCTATTCTGGTAAATATTTTTGGTGGCATTATGCGATGTGATGTGATTGCACAAGGTATCGTTATGGCAGTAAAGGATTTGGACCTAAAAATACCTATTGTGGTACGGTTGCAAG GTACACGGGTTGATGATGCCAAAGCTttaataacagctagcagcctcAAAATCCTTGCCTGTGATGACTTGGATGAAGCTGCTAAAATG gtgGTTAAACTCTCTGAAATAGTAAGCCTAGCAAAACAAGCTCAGGTGGATGTTAAATTTCAGTTGCCAATTTGA